In a single window of the Ancylothrix sp. D3o genome:
- a CDS encoding PAS domain-containing protein → MTDEPNTQSQETVLVVDDIPDNLELLRAILSPTAYKLHIAASGKEALTIAQSNSPDVILLDIMMPEMDGFEVCQHLKANPQTREIPVIFISGLIEIFDKVKAFSMGGADYITKPFEPEEIVARVENQLQRVRLQKQLAAENARLQQQIQERIQAEKALRFSARRLLKQNSILIKLAKNPALNQGNLKSALWEITETTAQNIEVERASVWLYDNAQTKIQCLDLFEKTPHRHSQGMELQAADFPTYFQALQKEKLIAADDACKDVRTREFTDCYLLPTGITSLLDTPLRLAGKTVGVLCLEHTGNLRHWSAADQNFARSVADLVSLALEARERKVAQAAQQSSEQKLASAFRVAPDPIVILTFPQGKILEVNDSFCQYFGYQRSEVIGFTGRKLKLLANVQDWGKIAKNLRTNKVLRNYEVDVCSGSKEIRTALLSTEPILVDENKCLFVTAKDITERKETEKALQESEERWQLALRGTNEGIWDWNITTGKMFFSGRWLEMLGYAEGEWTNQQLEWKNRIHPEDVEGVMASLQAHLEKLTPYFSTEHRIQRKKGDYIWVRLRAQALWDEFGVAVRMVGSVGDITERKLAEVALLRQRQEFCTLVENVPDLIMRFDRQYRYLYVNPAFEKITGFSGQEIIGKTTREVGIALSLVEMWETTLQKVFDTGTEQVIEYELKSGFGVCFYSSRSVPEWGANNLVESVLVISRDITHLKVAEQEKAKLIASLQKSEASLAAAQRVAHIGNWEFDRQTNKICWSKEVFHVFGLDSNESEPTPTQLEEFIHPSDRLLWQTMFQKAFEDGKPLEFDVKIVRGGEVRHIETRLEAILNKAKVPVKLFGTIMDISERKQREQALKLIVEGTASAIGDNFMRSCVRFLAEIMGVRYALIVEIAEDNPQLLKSLAFWQGETWGEYFEYDLKGSPCEKVVNEGGILHCADTMQSLFPDSLGASKLNAQSYLGIPLVNSEGKTLGILAVLDVKPIWWQQGFEEILKIFAARAGAELERQRIEEELKSSKERFKLAMQGANDGLWDWNLETDSVYSSPRNSEMVGYEEGEIGTGIEAWLDLIHPEDRPQILRGIWQYFNKKIPKYEATFRMRHKNGEYIWILSRGFGIWNDQGKIVRAVGTHVDITERKKVELELLVAKERLQYLLTASPAVIYTCETGGDFGATFISDNVKGLMGYEAREFVENSWFWKRNIHADDVGNVFEKLGVLFEEGYVSNEYRFLHQDGNYRWVYDQVKLIYDQAGNAIECIGYWTDITARKEAEEALRETLQWEHAITEVIEKIRASLDVETIFSTAVNEVRLVLGVERVTIYKFRPDFSGDFIFESRAEGWPTLLGSSWEDSYLKALKGGRFRFGESLIVDDIEQASFSDCHRQVLEKFGVKSLAVFSIFQGDKLWGLLSAFQNTKTRQWTKNEVKWLGYVSAQLGVALQQAELLKQTQIQAQELTVAKEAAEVANRAKSEFLANMSHELRTPLNAILGFTQLMNRDVSLGAEHQEKLQIINRAGEYLLELINDILEMSKIEAGKITLNLTSFNLNEVLTNLHEFLRIKASNKKLNLIFNCQECLPEYVQSDEAKLRQILLNLLGNAIKFTAEGEVILRVRIETKNDVLSGGQSPNAGDKIWFEVEDTGPGIAAEELPLLFQPFGQTEAGRKSQQGTGLGLAISRKFLQLMKGDIMVSSQEGVGTIFKFYIPFSPADKVEIEEKSVPRQVISLAKDQPLYRILVVDDGFESRYLLRNLLADVGFEVCEASNGVEAVSLAKSLQPHLIWMDMRMPVMNGYEATKKIKATAAGEATVIIALTADAFEEDRSLILAAGCDDFVSKPFRSEIIFDKLRHHLGVRYIYEEVNHSDGANSECVRSLTEQDLAVMPAEWLAQLHAFAESAFEKQIFVLLEQIPKEHSYLAESLMDLVNNFRLDTIIDLTRPRVL, encoded by the coding sequence ATGACTGATGAGCCGAACACCCAATCCCAAGAAACTGTTTTAGTTGTAGATGATATACCCGACAATTTAGAACTTTTAAGGGCAATTTTATCGCCAACAGCATATAAACTCCACATAGCAGCCAGCGGCAAAGAAGCATTGACCATAGCTCAGTCAAACTCTCCAGACGTGATTTTGCTGGATATAATGATGCCAGAAATGGATGGTTTTGAAGTTTGCCAACACCTGAAAGCCAACCCGCAGACGCGAGAAATTCCAGTGATTTTTATCAGCGGTTTAATAGAAATTTTTGACAAAGTTAAAGCTTTTTCGATGGGTGGAGCCGATTATATAACCAAACCTTTTGAACCGGAAGAAATAGTGGCGCGAGTTGAAAATCAATTGCAGCGGGTGCGCTTGCAAAAACAATTGGCAGCAGAAAATGCTCGTTTGCAGCAGCAAATTCAAGAACGCATCCAAGCCGAAAAAGCACTTCGCTTTAGCGCCCGACGACTGCTTAAACAAAATTCCATTTTAATAAAACTTGCTAAAAATCCGGCTCTCAACCAAGGAAATTTAAAATCAGCACTTTGGGAAATTACAGAAACAACGGCACAAAATATTGAAGTTGAACGCGCTAGTGTGTGGCTTTATGACAACGCTCAAACAAAAATACAATGCTTAGATTTATTTGAGAAAACGCCCCACCGGCACAGCCAAGGCATGGAACTGCAAGCTGCGGATTTTCCTACCTATTTTCAAGCTTTGCAAAAAGAAAAACTCATTGCTGCCGATGATGCTTGTAAAGATGTAAGAACACGAGAATTTACAGATTGTTATTTGCTCCCCACCGGCATCACTTCTCTGCTTGATACTCCCTTGAGATTGGCTGGAAAAACGGTGGGCGTTTTGTGTTTAGAACACACCGGCAACCTGCGCCACTGGAGCGCCGCCGATCAAAACTTTGCCCGTTCGGTGGCAGATTTGGTGTCTTTAGCTCTGGAAGCACGAGAGCGAAAAGTCGCCCAAGCTGCACAACAATCTTCAGAACAAAAACTTGCTTCTGCCTTTCGCGTTGCTCCTGATCCTATCGTTATTCTTACGTTTCCTCAAGGGAAAATTTTAGAAGTGAATGATAGTTTTTGTCAGTATTTTGGATATCAGCGCAGTGAGGTGATTGGTTTCACTGGCAGGAAATTAAAACTGTTAGCAAATGTGCAAGACTGGGGAAAAATTGCCAAGAATTTGCGAACCAACAAAGTTTTACGCAACTATGAAGTTGATGTATGTAGTGGCTCCAAGGAAATTAGAACGGCTTTGCTGTCAACCGAACCGATTTTAGTTGATGAAAATAAGTGTTTATTTGTGACAGCAAAGGATATTACAGAACGCAAAGAAACGGAAAAAGCCTTGCAGGAAAGTGAGGAGCGCTGGCAGTTAGCTTTGAGGGGAACGAATGAGGGAATTTGGGATTGGAATATTACCACAGGAAAAATGTTTTTTTCTGGCCGGTGGTTAGAAATGTTGGGCTATGCAGAGGGCGAATGGACGAATCAACAACTGGAATGGAAGAATCGCATTCATCCCGAAGATGTTGAGGGGGTGATGGCGAGTTTGCAAGCACATTTAGAGAAATTAACGCCTTATTTTAGTACAGAACACCGCATTCAAAGGAAAAAGGGAGATTATATTTGGGTGCGGTTGCGGGCTCAAGCCTTGTGGGATGAATTTGGGGTTGCGGTGCGGATGGTTGGCTCTGTGGGCGATATTACGGAGCGGAAACTTGCAGAAGTTGCCCTACTCCGGCAAAGACAAGAATTCTGCACTTTGGTAGAAAATGTGCCGGATTTGATTATGCGGTTTGACCGGCAATATCGCTATCTTTATGTCAACCCAGCTTTTGAAAAAATTACGGGTTTTTCTGGACAAGAAATAATTGGTAAAACGACTAGAGAGGTAGGCATAGCGCTGAGTTTAGTGGAGATGTGGGAAACGACGCTTCAAAAAGTTTTTGACACCGGCACTGAGCAGGTGATCGAGTATGAATTGAAGTCGGGATTTGGGGTTTGTTTCTATTCTTCTCGCTCGGTTCCCGAATGGGGAGCAAATAATTTAGTCGAGTCTGTTTTGGTGATTTCCCGTGACATTACGCATCTGAAAGTTGCGGAACAAGAAAAGGCAAAATTAATTGCATCTTTGCAAAAAAGTGAGGCTTCGCTGGCAGCGGCTCAACGAGTTGCTCATATTGGTAATTGGGAATTTGATCGCCAAACAAACAAAATTTGTTGGTCAAAAGAAGTGTTTCATGTTTTTGGGCTGGATAGTAACGAGAGCGAACCAACTCCGACTCAATTAGAAGAGTTTATTCACCCTTCGGATCGGCTTTTGTGGCAAACCATGTTTCAAAAAGCATTTGAGGATGGGAAACCTTTGGAATTTGATGTAAAAATTGTCAGGGGTGGGGAAGTGCGGCATATTGAAACGCGCTTAGAAGCAATTTTAAATAAGGCAAAAGTGCCGGTTAAATTGTTTGGCACTATTATGGATATTAGTGAACGCAAACAAAGAGAACAAGCGCTAAAGTTAATTGTCGAGGGAACGGCAAGCGCGATTGGTGATAATTTTATGCGGTCTTGTGTGCGGTTTTTAGCAGAAATTATGGGCGTTCGCTATGCTTTAATTGTGGAAATAGCCGAAGACAATCCGCAGCTACTTAAAAGTTTAGCGTTTTGGCAAGGGGAAACGTGGGGAGAGTATTTTGAGTATGACTTGAAGGGAAGTCCTTGTGAAAAAGTTGTCAACGAGGGGGGGATTCTTCATTGTGCTGATACTATGCAAAGTTTATTTCCCGATAGTCTAGGAGCGTCTAAGTTAAATGCTCAAAGTTATTTAGGGATTCCGCTGGTAAATTCCGAGGGGAAAACTTTGGGGATTTTGGCGGTTTTGGATGTCAAACCGATATGGTGGCAGCAGGGGTTTGAGGAAATTTTAAAAATTTTTGCGGCGCGGGCCGGTGCGGAATTGGAACGGCAACGCATTGAAGAAGAATTGAAAAGTAGTAAGGAACGTTTTAAGCTGGCGATGCAAGGGGCAAATGATGGTTTGTGGGATTGGAATTTGGAAACCGACTCTGTTTATTCTTCGCCCCGTAATAGTGAAATGGTGGGCTATGAAGAGGGGGAAATTGGGACGGGGATTGAGGCTTGGTTAGATTTAATTCATCCGGAAGACCGCCCGCAAATTTTGCGTGGGATTTGGCAATATTTTAATAAAAAAATTCCGAAATATGAGGCGACCTTCCGAATGCGACACAAAAATGGGGAGTATATTTGGATTCTCAGCCGGGGTTTTGGAATTTGGAATGATCAGGGGAAAATTGTGCGCGCGGTGGGTACTCATGTCGATATAACTGAGCGCAAAAAGGTGGAGTTGGAGCTTTTGGTGGCAAAAGAACGGTTGCAATATTTGCTGACGGCAAGCCCTGCGGTGATTTATACCTGTGAAACTGGGGGGGATTTTGGGGCGACGTTTATTAGTGATAATGTTAAGGGTTTGATGGGCTATGAAGCGCGAGAATTTGTAGAAAATTCCTGGTTTTGGAAGCGTAATATTCATGCGGATGATGTGGGGAATGTGTTTGAAAAGTTAGGAGTTTTGTTTGAGGAAGGATATGTTTCTAATGAGTATCGGTTTTTGCATCAAGATGGCAACTATAGATGGGTTTATGATCAAGTTAAATTGATTTACGATCAGGCCGGTAATGCTATTGAGTGTATTGGGTATTGGACGGATATTACGGCTCGCAAGGAAGCAGAAGAGGCTTTGCGGGAAACCTTACAGTGGGAACACGCTATTACCGAAGTGATTGAGAAGATTCGCGCTTCTTTGGATGTGGAAACTATTTTTTCTACGGCGGTGAATGAGGTTCGTTTGGTGTTGGGGGTAGAGCGGGTGACGATTTATAAGTTTCGCCCTGATTTTTCAGGGGATTTTATTTTTGAATCTCGTGCGGAAGGATGGCCGACTCTGCTGGGGAGTAGTTGGGAAGATAGTTATTTAAAGGCTCTAAAAGGTGGTCGATTTCGGTTTGGGGAATCTCTGATTGTTGATGATATTGAGCAAGCTAGTTTTAGTGACTGTCACAGGCAGGTTTTAGAGAAGTTTGGTGTTAAGTCTTTGGCGGTGTTTAGTATTTTTCAGGGGGATAAGTTGTGGGGTTTGTTGAGTGCTTTTCAAAATACGAAGACTCGCCAGTGGACAAAAAATGAGGTGAAGTGGCTGGGTTATGTTAGCGCTCAGTTGGGGGTGGCTTTGCAGCAGGCGGAATTGTTAAAACAAACGCAAATTCAGGCCCAGGAATTGACGGTGGCGAAAGAAGCGGCTGAGGTGGCAAATCGGGCTAAAAGTGAGTTTTTGGCGAATATGAGCCATGAATTGCGAACGCCTCTGAATGCGATTTTGGGATTTACACAATTGATGAACCGGGATGTTAGTTTGGGGGCAGAACATCAAGAAAAATTACAAATTATTAATCGGGCCGGTGAGTATTTGTTGGAGCTAATTAATGATATTTTGGAGATGTCGAAAATTGAAGCGGGTAAAATTACGTTAAATTTGACAAGTTTCAATTTAAATGAAGTGTTAACTAATTTGCATGAATTTTTGAGGATAAAAGCATCTAATAAGAAGTTGAATTTAATTTTTAATTGCCAGGAATGCCTGCCGGAATATGTGCAGAGCGATGAGGCAAAGTTACGGCAAATCTTGCTAAATTTGTTGGGGAATGCGATTAAGTTTACGGCAGAAGGGGAAGTAATTTTACGGGTAAGAATTGAGACAAAAAATGATGTTTTGAGCGGGGGGCAATCGCCTAATGCTGGTGACAAAATATGGTTTGAAGTAGAAGACACCGGCCCCGGAATTGCGGCAGAGGAATTACCTTTGTTGTTTCAACCATTTGGACAAACAGAAGCCGGTCGAAAATCGCAGCAGGGTACTGGGTTGGGTTTGGCAATTAGCCGCAAGTTTTTGCAGTTAATGAAAGGGGATATTATGGTTAGTAGCCAGGAGGGTGTGGGAACAATTTTTAAGTTTTATATCCCGTTTTCTCCGGCAGATAAGGTAGAGATTGAAGAAAAGAGTGTGCCGCGTCAAGTTATTAGTTTGGCTAAAGATCAGCCCCTGTATCGGATTTTGGTGGTGGATGATGGTTTTGAAAGTCGGTATTTGTTGAGGAATTTGTTGGCGGATGTCGGCTTTGAGGTGTGTGAGGCGAGCAATGGTGTTGAGGCTGTTTCGTTGGCAAAAAGCTTGCAGCCGCATTTGATTTGGATGGATATGCGGATGCCGGTGATGAATGGCTATGAGGCGACTAAAAAAATTAAGGCAACGGCGGCGGGTGAGGCGACGGTGATTATTGCTTTGACGGCGGATGCCTTTGAAGAGGATCGCTCTTTGATTTTAGCGGCAGGCTGTGATGATTTTGTTAGTAAACCTTTTCGTTCTGAAATAATTTTTGACAAGTTACGCCATCACTTAGGGGTACGCTATATCTATGAGGAGGTGAATCACTCTGATGGGGCTAATTCTGAATGCGTCCGCTCTCTGACTGAGCAGGATTTGGCAGTGATGCCGGCGGAGTGGTTGGCACAATTGCACGCCTTTGCAGAATCAGCGTTTGAAAAGCAAATTTTTGTGCTTCTTGAGCAAATCCCGAAAGAACATTCCTACCTTGCGGAAAGTCTCATGGATTTGGTAAATAATTTTCGCTTGGATACAATTATAGATTTAACTAGACCACGAGTGTTATGA